The following are encoded together in the Geobacter sulfurreducens PCA genome:
- a CDS encoding YgiQ family radical SAM protein yields the protein MSFLPVTRGEALKRGWDELDIVFVTGDAYVDHPAFGVPLLARWLEFHGFRVGIIPQPDWRSCEPFMALGRPRLFFAVSSGAMDSMVAHYTPARKLRHDDAYTPGNRHGARPNRATIVYTSRLKEAYRDVPVVIGGIEASLRRFAHYDYWEDKVRRSLLLDAKADLLVHGMGERPILELARRVRTGEPFQAIADIRGTAVVLGRGAAPPAGVVELPPFEEVAADRHRYAEAFRLLSREQNPHCAHPLVQRHGDRTLLCNPPAYPLEEAELDSVYALPFQRAPHPSHGEPIPAYEQIRASVTTHRGCFGGCSFCAITHHQGKVIQSRSERSVLAEVERMAAMAWFRGSVSDVGGPTANMYGVHCGNTRGGHACRRESCLYPSPCRYLAVGGERGAALLRAVRGVRGVRNVAVSSGIRYDLMERQPAYFRELVAHHVGGLLKVAPEHMVARVTDLMRKPGKESFDRFLERFRRESARLGKKQYIIPYLMSGHPGCTLDDMVELALFLKRAGLRVEQVQDFTPTPGTLSTCMYHTGLDPFAGAPVHVPRGDREKRLQKALLLWHLPTERRNVLDALRACGRESVARELLGGAAGGGGGRSGSGFRPGRT from the coding sequence ATGTCGTTTCTCCCTGTCACCCGCGGCGAAGCCCTGAAGCGCGGCTGGGACGAGCTGGACATCGTCTTCGTCACCGGCGACGCCTACGTGGACCATCCCGCCTTTGGCGTGCCGCTCCTGGCGCGCTGGCTCGAGTTCCACGGTTTCCGCGTCGGGATCATTCCCCAGCCGGACTGGCGCTCCTGCGAGCCGTTCATGGCGCTGGGGCGCCCCCGGCTCTTCTTTGCCGTTTCCTCCGGTGCCATGGATTCCATGGTGGCCCACTACACGCCCGCCAGGAAGCTCCGGCACGACGATGCCTACACCCCCGGCAACCGTCACGGCGCCCGGCCCAATCGCGCCACCATCGTCTATACCTCCCGGCTGAAAGAGGCCTACCGTGACGTGCCGGTGGTGATCGGCGGCATCGAAGCGAGCCTGCGGCGCTTTGCCCACTACGACTACTGGGAGGACAAGGTCCGCCGCTCGCTGCTGCTGGACGCCAAGGCCGACCTGCTCGTCCATGGCATGGGCGAGCGCCCCATCCTGGAGCTGGCCCGCCGGGTGCGCACCGGCGAACCGTTCCAGGCCATTGCCGACATCAGGGGGACGGCGGTCGTTCTCGGCCGTGGTGCCGCGCCTCCTGCCGGAGTTGTGGAACTTCCCCCCTTCGAAGAGGTGGCCGCCGACCGTCACCGTTACGCCGAGGCGTTTCGCCTCCTTTCCCGCGAGCAGAATCCGCACTGTGCGCACCCCCTGGTGCAGCGGCACGGCGACCGGACCCTCCTGTGCAATCCTCCGGCCTATCCTCTGGAAGAAGCGGAACTGGACTCGGTCTATGCGCTCCCGTTTCAGCGGGCGCCTCATCCCTCCCATGGTGAGCCGATTCCCGCCTACGAACAGATCCGGGCCTCGGTCACTACTCACCGTGGTTGCTTCGGCGGGTGCTCCTTCTGCGCCATTACCCACCACCAGGGCAAGGTCATCCAGTCCCGCAGCGAACGCTCGGTGCTCGCCGAGGTGGAGCGGATGGCCGCCATGGCCTGGTTCCGCGGGAGCGTGAGTGACGTGGGCGGGCCCACCGCGAACATGTACGGCGTGCACTGCGGCAACACCCGGGGCGGTCACGCGTGCCGCCGGGAAAGCTGTCTCTATCCCTCGCCCTGTCGATACCTGGCGGTGGGCGGGGAGCGGGGAGCCGCTCTGCTGCGGGCGGTGCGGGGTGTCCGGGGGGTGCGGAATGTGGCGGTTTCTTCGGGCATCCGTTACGATCTGATGGAGCGGCAACCCGCCTACTTCCGGGAGCTGGTCGCCCACCACGTGGGCGGATTGCTCAAGGTTGCCCCCGAGCACATGGTTGCGCGGGTCACCGACCTCATGCGAAAGCCCGGCAAGGAGTCCTTCGACCGCTTCTTGGAACGCTTCCGCCGCGAATCCGCCCGGCTCGGAAAAAAGCAGTACATCATACCCTATCTCATGTCAGGTCATCCCGGTTGCACCCTGGATGATATGGTCGAGCTCGCTCTGTTCCTGAAACGGGCGGGGCTGAGGGTTGAGCAGGTGCAGGATTTCACTCCCACCCCCGGAACCCTTTCCACCTGCATGTACCACACGGGGCTCGATCCTTTTGCCGGGGCGCCTGTTCACGTGCCGCGGGGGGATCGGGAGAAGAGGTTGCAGAAAGCCCTGTTGCTCTGGCATCTGCCGACCGAGCGGCGTAACGTGCTCGATGCCTTGCGGGCTTGTGGCAGGGAGTCGGTAGCTCGTGAGCTTCTGGGGGGGGCGGCCGGTGGAGGAGGGGGGCGGTCCGGAAGCGGATTCCGGCCGGGAAGGACTTGA
- the argC gene encoding N-acetyl-gamma-glutamyl-phosphate reductase: MLKVAVVGASGYTGVELLRILHCHPEVAVTCITSEQSAGKPVSDLFPSLRGRYAQVLENLEPIRVAEKADIIFTALPHKAAMEVVPTFLKLGKRVIDLSADYRFNDAATYEQWYEPHMNPHLLPKAVYGLPEVRRAAVKGAKLVANPGCYPTSVILGLQPLLKHKLIETAGIISDSASGVSGAGRGAKVDNLYCEVNEGFKAYGVGGVHRHTPEMEQELSLLADERITITFTPHLAPMDRGILSTIYGRLLTPATTAELAGLYAEFYGGEPFVRVLPAGGVPSTAHVRGSNFCDIGVVVDQRTGRVIVVSAIDNLVKGASGQAVQNMNIMCGLPEGLGLEGLALVP; encoded by the coding sequence ATGCTGAAAGTAGCCGTTGTCGGAGCAAGCGGATATACCGGTGTCGAACTTCTGCGCATCCTCCATTGTCACCCGGAGGTGGCGGTCACCTGCATCACGTCGGAGCAGAGCGCCGGCAAGCCCGTGTCCGACCTGTTTCCGTCCCTGCGGGGGCGCTACGCCCAGGTGCTGGAAAACCTCGAACCGATCCGGGTGGCGGAGAAAGCGGACATCATCTTCACGGCACTGCCCCACAAGGCGGCCATGGAAGTGGTTCCTACCTTCCTGAAGCTCGGCAAGCGGGTGATCGACCTGTCGGCCGACTATCGCTTCAACGATGCCGCCACATACGAGCAATGGTACGAGCCCCACATGAATCCGCACCTCCTGCCCAAGGCGGTCTACGGCCTGCCTGAAGTGCGCCGGGCTGCCGTCAAGGGTGCCAAGCTCGTGGCCAATCCCGGCTGTTATCCCACAAGCGTGATTCTCGGGCTGCAACCGCTCCTGAAGCATAAGCTTATCGAAACGGCGGGCATCATCTCCGATTCGGCCTCCGGTGTTTCGGGGGCAGGGCGTGGGGCCAAGGTGGACAATCTCTACTGCGAGGTCAACGAGGGGTTCAAGGCCTACGGCGTCGGCGGCGTCCATCGCCATACCCCCGAGATGGAGCAGGAGCTGTCGTTGCTGGCTGATGAGCGGATCACTATCACCTTTACCCCCCACCTTGCTCCCATGGATCGCGGGATTCTCTCCACCATCTACGGCAGGCTGCTCACTCCCGCCACTACCGCCGAGCTAGCCGGGCTCTATGCCGAGTTCTACGGGGGCGAGCCCTTCGTGCGGGTCCTTCCCGCCGGCGGTGTGCCGTCCACCGCCCATGTGCGCGGCTCTAACTTCTGTGACATTGGAGTGGTCGTGGATCAGCGTACCGGCAGGGTCATCGTGGTTTCAGCCATCGACAACCTGGTCAAGGGCGCCTCGGGGCAGGCGGTGCAGAATATGAACATCATGTGCGGGCTGCCCGAAGGGCTCGGCCTGGAGGGGCTGGCGCTCGTCCCCTGA
- the rpsI gene encoding 30S ribosomal protein S9, producing MAGISYYGTGKRKSSVARVWLKPGTGAIVINNKPIDEYFGRETSKMIVKQPLELVEKVGAFDIYVNVRGGGDSGQAGAIKHGITKALLEVDVALRGTLKKAGFITRDSRIKERKKYGKRAARRSCQFSKR from the coding sequence ATGGCAGGAATCAGCTACTACGGTACGGGTAAGCGCAAGTCGTCGGTCGCAAGGGTCTGGCTCAAGCCGGGCACGGGCGCCATCGTCATCAACAACAAGCCGATCGACGAGTACTTCGGTCGCGAGACCTCCAAGATGATCGTCAAGCAGCCCCTGGAGCTCGTTGAGAAGGTCGGCGCCTTCGACATCTATGTCAATGTCAGGGGCGGCGGTGACTCCGGTCAGGCCGGCGCCATCAAGCACGGCATAACCAAGGCCCTGCTGGAAGTGGATGTTGCCCTGCGTGGCACCCTGAAGAAGGCCGGCTTCATCACCCGCGACTCCCGCATCAAGGAGCGGAAAAAGTACGGCAAGCGGGCCGCTCGCAGAAGCTGCCAGTTCTCCAAGCGTTAA
- the rplM gene encoding 50S ribosomal protein L13, giving the protein MKTTKVAKKEEVTRDWYLVDADNKVLGRMATEIANILRGKKKPIYTPSVDTGDFVVVVNAAKLQLTGNKLADKMYYHHTGFPGGIKSITAGKLIEKKPEDLIRKAVKGMLPKNKLARHMLKKLKVYAGPEHPHEAQQPKTLDI; this is encoded by the coding sequence ATGAAAACGACGAAGGTTGCAAAGAAAGAAGAAGTGACCAGGGATTGGTACCTGGTTGATGCCGATAACAAGGTGCTTGGTCGCATGGCCACCGAGATCGCCAACATCCTGCGCGGCAAGAAAAAGCCGATCTACACGCCTAGCGTCGATACGGGCGACTTCGTCGTCGTTGTCAACGCCGCGAAGCTTCAGCTTACCGGCAACAAGCTGGCAGATAAGATGTACTATCATCACACCGGCTTCCCCGGCGGCATCAAGTCCATCACTGCCGGCAAGCTCATCGAGAAGAAGCCCGAGGACCTGATCCGCAAGGCGGTCAAGGGGATGCTCCCCAAGAACAAGCTTGCCCGCCACATGCTCAAGAAACTCAAGGTCTATGCCGGCCCCGAGCATCCGCACGAGGCCCAGCAGCCCAAGACCCTCGACATTTAA
- the truA gene encoding tRNA pseudouridine(38-40) synthase TruA yields MRTIKLILEYDGTNYAGWQLQPNGLSIQEVVEGALARLLKEPVRLRASGRTDAGVHARGMVAAFDTDRSIPLRAFSDGLNALLPPDIAVRSADEALPGFNPRFAATGKHYRYTIHRGERRSPLVRLQSWHVRGALNLAAMREAARHLTGERDFASFRTAGCAARTTIRRVDAVEISDDGEMLTVDVHGSGFLRNMVRIMVGTLVEVGRGKLTPEHVAQMVVCPGVVPAGPTAPPQGLCLQKVRF; encoded by the coding sequence ATGCGGACCATCAAACTCATACTCGAATATGACGGCACCAACTATGCCGGCTGGCAGCTGCAGCCCAACGGTCTTTCCATTCAGGAGGTGGTGGAGGGCGCCTTGGCGCGCCTGCTCAAGGAGCCCGTGCGGTTGCGTGCATCGGGACGCACCGATGCCGGGGTCCATGCCCGGGGGATGGTGGCTGCCTTTGACACGGACCGGTCGATTCCCCTGCGCGCGTTTTCGGATGGTCTCAATGCCCTGCTTCCGCCGGACATCGCCGTGCGAAGCGCCGATGAGGCCCTGCCGGGCTTCAACCCGCGGTTTGCGGCCACCGGCAAGCATTATCGGTACACCATCCATCGGGGAGAGCGCCGCTCCCCCTTGGTCCGCCTCCAGTCATGGCACGTGCGGGGGGCGCTCAACCTCGCCGCCATGCGCGAAGCGGCCCGTCACCTGACAGGTGAGCGGGATTTCGCCTCCTTCCGCACTGCCGGCTGTGCCGCACGGACCACCATTCGCCGGGTGGATGCCGTGGAGATCAGTGACGACGGGGAGATGCTTACGGTGGATGTCCATGGCTCGGGCTTTCTGCGCAACATGGTCCGGATCATGGTGGGCACGCTGGTGGAGGTGGGGCGGGGGAAGCTGACGCCGGAGCACGTGGCGCAGATGGTTGTCTGCCCGGGCGTCGTTCCGGCCGGTCCCACCGCTCCTCCCCAGGGACTCTGTCTCCAAAAGGTCCGTTTCTGA
- the asd gene encoding aspartate-semialdehyde dehydrogenase — protein sequence MKVGIVGWRGMVGSVLLQRMVEEGDFGIGIEPVFFSTSQAGQPAPMNAGTLKSADDIAELKKLDIIITCQGGDYTKAVHPELRKQGWQGYWIDAASTLRMEPDAVIILDPINRNVIDAALAKGQKDFIGGNCTVSLMLMGLGGLFRAGLVEWMSSMTYQAASGAGAPNMRELLSQMGVLQGVVAEELKNPGSAILEIDKKVTATLRDGSMPMKEFGGFPLAGNVLPWIDREVEDGQSREEWKGFAETNKILGTSTPIPVDGICVRVGAMRCHSQAITIKLNKDLPLADIEQIIANDNAWAKLVPNTKADTLAQLTPAAVSGLLTVPVGRVRKMKMGPQFVQAFTCGDQLLWGAAEPLRRMLRILVEK from the coding sequence ATGAAAGTCGGAATCGTCGGTTGGCGCGGTATGGTCGGTTCGGTCCTCCTCCAGCGGATGGTGGAGGAAGGTGATTTTGGCATCGGCATCGAGCCGGTCTTCTTCTCCACCTCCCAGGCGGGCCAGCCCGCCCCCATGAACGCGGGAACGCTCAAGAGCGCCGATGACATCGCAGAGCTGAAGAAGCTCGACATCATCATCACCTGCCAGGGGGGCGACTACACCAAGGCGGTTCATCCTGAACTCCGCAAGCAGGGATGGCAGGGTTACTGGATCGATGCGGCCTCAACCCTCCGGATGGAGCCCGATGCGGTCATCATCCTCGACCCGATCAACCGCAACGTCATCGACGCGGCCCTGGCCAAGGGGCAGAAGGACTTCATCGGCGGCAACTGCACCGTCAGCCTCATGCTCATGGGACTGGGCGGTCTGTTCCGCGCCGGTCTGGTGGAGTGGATGTCGTCCATGACCTATCAGGCCGCTTCCGGCGCCGGCGCTCCCAATATGCGCGAGCTCCTCTCCCAGATGGGTGTGCTACAGGGAGTAGTTGCCGAGGAGCTGAAGAATCCGGGGTCGGCGATCCTGGAGATCGACAAGAAGGTGACCGCTACCCTGCGCGACGGGTCCATGCCGATGAAGGAATTCGGCGGCTTCCCGTTGGCCGGCAACGTGCTCCCCTGGATCGACCGCGAGGTTGAGGACGGCCAGAGCCGCGAAGAGTGGAAAGGGTTTGCCGAGACCAACAAGATCCTCGGTACCTCCACCCCGATCCCGGTCGATGGCATCTGCGTCCGCGTCGGCGCCATGCGCTGCCACAGTCAGGCGATCACCATCAAGCTGAACAAGGACCTGCCGCTGGCCGACATCGAGCAGATCATCGCCAACGACAATGCGTGGGCAAAGCTGGTCCCCAACACCAAGGCCGATACCCTTGCCCAGCTCACGCCGGCAGCGGTTTCCGGGCTCCTCACGGTTCCCGTGGGCCGCGTGCGTAAGATGAAGATGGGGCCCCAGTTCGTGCAGGCCTTCACCTGCGGCGACCAGCTCCTCTGGGGTGCCGCAGAGCCCCTGCGCCGGATGCTCCGCATCCTGGTGGAAAAGTAG
- the leuB gene encoding 3-isopropylmalate dehydrogenase, with protein sequence MAQVFKVAVLPGDGIGPEVMAEALRVLDAVEAKYDVKFERTHANVGGAGIDIEGKALPETTVNICKAADAILFGSVGGPKWESLPPDEQPERGALLPLRKIFGLYANLRPAIIFPSLTGASSLKEEVIAGGFNVLVIRELTGGIYFAQPKGIEGEGRDRVGFDTMRYSVPEIERITHVAFQAARKRGKKVCSIDKANVLSSSVLWREVVTGIAKEYPDVELSHMYVDNAAMQLVRWPKQFDVILCENMFGDILSDEAAMLTGSLGMLPSASLAEGTFGMYEPSGGSAPDIAGQGIANPIAQILSMGMMLKFSFGMVDAADAIDNAVATVLDQGFRTRDIYQQKDGEKLVNTKEMGDAIIAAL encoded by the coding sequence ATGGCTCAGGTGTTCAAGGTGGCGGTTCTTCCCGGCGACGGCATCGGTCCCGAGGTGATGGCCGAGGCGCTCCGGGTGCTGGATGCCGTGGAGGCAAAATACGACGTGAAGTTCGAGCGGACCCACGCCAACGTGGGTGGCGCCGGCATTGATATCGAGGGGAAAGCTCTCCCCGAAACCACCGTGAACATCTGCAAGGCTGCCGACGCCATCCTCTTCGGCTCCGTGGGCGGACCCAAGTGGGAGTCGCTCCCTCCGGACGAGCAGCCCGAGCGGGGCGCGCTCCTGCCGCTGCGGAAGATCTTCGGTCTCTACGCCAACCTGCGGCCGGCCATCATTTTCCCGTCCCTCACCGGCGCCTCCTCCCTCAAGGAAGAGGTAATAGCCGGGGGCTTCAACGTGCTGGTCATCCGGGAGCTCACCGGCGGCATCTACTTTGCCCAGCCCAAGGGGATCGAAGGCGAAGGGCGCGACCGGGTCGGCTTCGACACCATGCGCTACAGCGTGCCCGAGATCGAGCGGATAACCCATGTGGCCTTCCAGGCTGCCCGCAAGCGGGGCAAGAAGGTCTGCTCCATCGACAAGGCCAACGTCCTCTCCTCGTCGGTTCTCTGGCGCGAGGTGGTCACCGGCATTGCCAAGGAATACCCGGACGTGGAACTCTCCCACATGTACGTGGACAACGCCGCCATGCAACTGGTCCGCTGGCCCAAGCAGTTCGACGTGATCCTGTGCGAGAACATGTTCGGCGACATCCTCTCGGACGAGGCGGCCATGCTGACCGGCTCCCTCGGGATGCTGCCTTCCGCGTCCCTGGCCGAGGGGACCTTCGGCATGTACGAGCCCTCCGGCGGCAGCGCCCCTGACATAGCTGGCCAGGGGATCGCCAACCCCATCGCCCAGATCCTCTCCATGGGGATGATGCTCAAGTTCTCCTTCGGCATGGTCGACGCGGCCGACGCCATCGACAACGCGGTGGCAACGGTGCTTGACCAGGGCTTCCGGACCCGCGACATCTACCAGCAGAAAGACGGCGAGAAACTCGTCAACACCAAGGAGATGGGCGACGCGATCATCGCAGCCCTGTAA
- a CDS encoding cytochrome c biogenesis protein, protein MTPTPSFAAYVGAHWAAVVIYVIATVVNVYGLLFRSEPAERWSYRLISVGWMIHSVVIAYWWWVTGHGPYLSRNEVLSSDAWIALTVFMCFQRLYPRVRPASIVVFPSVFLMIALGLFFDVQIRTLPPTFSGIWLVIHIAFYKIALGTILIALACSIFLVLKKRTPFAWLQRLPDLESLDLHAYRFAGFGFIIWAIAMLAGSIWAYKSWGRFWGWDPVENWSLITWILFGIHLHLRRFFRWSGERAALFYVVCFIFSLVALFYTSHMDTSIHMEYFR, encoded by the coding sequence ATGACACCGACACCTTCATTCGCCGCCTACGTGGGGGCCCACTGGGCCGCCGTCGTCATCTACGTTATCGCCACCGTCGTCAATGTCTACGGCCTGCTCTTCAGGAGCGAGCCGGCCGAGCGGTGGAGCTATCGCCTGATCTCCGTCGGGTGGATGATCCATAGCGTTGTCATCGCCTATTGGTGGTGGGTGACGGGGCACGGTCCCTACCTCTCCCGCAATGAGGTCCTCTCCTCCGACGCCTGGATCGCCCTCACGGTTTTCATGTGCTTCCAGCGCCTCTATCCACGGGTCCGTCCGGCCAGTATCGTGGTCTTCCCGTCCGTCTTCCTGATGATCGCCCTGGGTCTTTTCTTCGATGTCCAGATCCGCACGCTTCCCCCCACCTTCAGCGGCATCTGGCTCGTGATCCACATTGCCTTCTACAAGATCGCCCTCGGCACCATCCTCATCGCACTGGCCTGCTCCATCTTTCTTGTCCTTAAAAAGCGTACCCCCTTTGCCTGGCTCCAGCGGCTCCCGGACCTGGAGAGCCTGGATCTCCACGCCTACCGCTTCGCCGGCTTCGGCTTCATCATCTGGGCCATCGCCATGCTGGCCGGCAGCATCTGGGCCTACAAATCGTGGGGACGGTTCTGGGGGTGGGACCCGGTGGAAAACTGGTCCCTCATTACCTGGATCCTCTTCGGCATCCACCTCCACCTCCGCCGCTTCTTCCGCTGGAGCGGCGAGCGGGCCGCCTTGTTTTACGTGGTCTGTTTCATTTTCTCCCTGGTGGCGCTCTTCTACACGTCGCACATGGATACCTCGATCCACATGGAATACTTCCGGTAG
- a CDS encoding cytochrome c biogenesis protein ResB, with the protein MDIRRFFLSRTTVITLIALLLAAVVAASLVPQAFLATPDQMVTWHRAYPSLVPLAGVLGLHHVFTTPWFAGILLLALVSLTLSTAEQCRSAWRKTFAPAPPVDEGRTVQFGREELTARLRRRGYLPVASGETLRFVKHPWGHWGNAFLHGGMVAVIAASLLIALTQQRGSLAMFEGEVFYPTDPWSVEERGLLAGRLELPEPVRLDRVRLTFRPNNKVRQIASDLSFLPPGAPEHRATVEVNAMVNRRGIVVYQSTDAGDAFSVEFTDPAGRSEIFRLPINHPESLAEAGYNDFRFPWNPLKLQAKYYVDAESKRIDSERPLLVLRMMDDERETGRVSLTPGATGTLGEYRVRLAGVQRWTTIIFVKLTGMSGVFLGFFLIILGAALTFCTPPRELAATPRAPGWRVAWRTTRFGDFYRDEGEALLRELEGKGQF; encoded by the coding sequence ATGGATATCAGGCGATTCTTTCTTTCACGGACAACAGTCATCACCCTGATTGCGCTCCTGTTGGCGGCCGTCGTGGCGGCGTCCCTGGTGCCCCAGGCATTCCTCGCCACTCCCGATCAGATGGTGACCTGGCATCGGGCATATCCGTCTCTGGTCCCCCTGGCCGGGGTCCTGGGGCTTCATCATGTCTTCACCACCCCGTGGTTCGCGGGCATCCTCCTGCTTGCCCTCGTTTCCCTGACCCTCTCCACCGCGGAGCAGTGCCGGTCCGCCTGGCGGAAGACCTTTGCCCCGGCGCCTCCCGTTGATGAGGGGAGAACGGTTCAATTCGGGCGGGAAGAACTGACGGCCCGGCTCAGGCGCCGTGGCTATCTGCCCGTCGCGTCGGGCGAGACGCTCCGCTTCGTCAAGCACCCCTGGGGACACTGGGGCAATGCCTTTCTCCACGGCGGCATGGTGGCGGTCATCGCCGCCTCGCTCCTCATCGCCCTCACTCAGCAGCGAGGTTCCCTCGCCATGTTCGAGGGGGAGGTGTTCTACCCGACCGATCCCTGGAGCGTTGAGGAGAGGGGGCTCCTGGCCGGAAGGCTCGAGCTGCCGGAGCCGGTCCGCCTCGATCGGGTGCGCCTCACCTTCCGTCCCAATAACAAGGTGAGGCAGATCGCATCGGATCTGAGCTTTCTTCCTCCCGGCGCGCCCGAACATCGTGCGACCGTGGAAGTGAACGCCATGGTGAATCGGCGGGGAATCGTGGTGTATCAGTCCACCGACGCGGGGGACGCCTTCAGCGTAGAGTTCACCGATCCAGCCGGCCGCAGCGAGATCTTCCGTCTCCCCATCAATCATCCGGAGAGCCTGGCGGAGGCCGGTTACAACGATTTCCGCTTCCCCTGGAACCCCCTCAAGCTCCAGGCAAAATACTATGTGGATGCGGAGAGTAAGAGAATCGACAGCGAGCGTCCCCTTCTTGTCCTTCGGATGATGGACGACGAGCGGGAAACGGGGCGGGTCTCCCTTACGCCGGGGGCCACCGGCACCCTCGGCGAGTACCGGGTGCGACTTGCCGGCGTGCAGCGCTGGACCACCATCATCTTCGTGAAACTCACCGGCATGTCCGGCGTGTTCCTGGGGTTCTTTCTCATTATCCTGGGGGCGGCCCTGACCTTCTGCACCCCGCCCCGTGAACTGGCGGCCACCCCGAGAGCACCCGGCTGGCGCGTTGCCTGGCGGACGACCCGGTTCGGCGATTTCTACCGGGATGAAGGCGAGGCCCTGCTCAGGGAACTGGAAGGAAAGGGGCAGTTCTGA